A stretch of DNA from Pseudoliparis swirei isolate HS2019 ecotype Mariana Trench chromosome 5, NWPU_hadal_v1, whole genome shotgun sequence:
cacacacagcatctctGTACCTGCCCCCCTGGTCTGCAAAGGGGTACGACCATCCTAACGAGGTGAAGCACTGCGGGCCCTGCAGCAAGGCAAATCCTGACATGACGAAACAGTAAGCGGACCCCACCAGGCCGACCACAGCTGCCAACACCGACCCGCACATCTGgagcgcaacacacacacacacaaagtgatgTTAACAAAGAACAGGAACGTGTTGGGACGCCTTTGTGTGACCCTATGTGTGGCTGCCTGTCCAAATAAATCTAAACAGTTATATCCGTTTCATAGATTAGATACAGAAACAGCTgccatagagacacacacacatacgcaaacgcacacacacacacataactgcAGCTGTGCATGTGGCTTGAATGGTGTGAGCAAAGCTTACTTTGTTGAGTGGTGAGTAACAATGGGACGCTTGTCGAATTATTTAAGTTGATTAGCAGTAACATTCCACCTCATAAGGACACAGTGTCGGCCGGCTTAATGACAACTGTTGAATATTTGTCTCCAAGTGgtgagaaagaaaacaacaaaatggCAGTGAAATGGGGGACACTCAAAGTTACAATGGGTAAAAGGCTAAACAACCAATAAATAGGAAAGGAAATAATGATCTGTGTGTAGCAAACAGAAAGTATGTGTTATATGTTTACAGAGAAACTGTTTGGGAATTGAGGATTTCCTTAAATACATGGAATTGTTTATTACATGTCAAAAAGCAGTGTGCTAATCAGCAGGAGCACAGTATGTGGCTTCTCGATAGCATTAGCTTAGCATCAATGCCTTTACTCCTGGAGGTTAACATGcaggcttagcttagcatagatgTTGAGTGGTATTGCTATCTTACCATTAAACTCTCATTCCAACAACAGTTACATTTCCCCAGAGTGATGAAGACCACAGCTGGAACCAGCATCTGGaaacacagaatacacacaatTGCTAAAAACAGCAGCATTTAtttttcatcatttataaatcaGAGGAagtgatacatttaaatgttataaatataaattagtatagtatatgaatataaatagatGCTAAAGTAGATGTATTCTTATTTTCTTTGATAGAAGTTACGGGAACACTGCCACCtagaagtttggggtcatgcTTTTAGGTTGTAAAAAGTCCTctttacaaatatatgttattttGTATGAAAGTGAAAAAAGATCCCTCTGAGGAACAGGTGAATAAGAATAGAAGGAATCACCAGTCATTGGTCAAATTAATAGGAAGtttaggaaaaaaaagtgtggaTTAAAATAGGAATAAATTCCCGTTTCCAAGTGCACAAaattgtatgttaaaaaagaagaagaatattaacaTGTGTGTTAACAGCTATTTCTTAAAATATTTCTTCTAAGGCTGGTAGTGCTAGTGTGGAATCAATGAATATTAGATTGACAAAATATTAACAAACAAATCACAGAGTAAAATTATTCAATCCCACCACTAATTATTGAGAGCCCAAATGCACCTGAGCTTGGGTCACTTCTGCAAATTCAAAGAAATGAAGTGTATGTGTGGGGAAATAGTTACAGTATTTGATTAAACACTAAAGTTGTATTTaagttattcttcttcttcttttggggcCCAAACTAttacaaatgtaaataataaatgtagtgTCTGTATTATATTCTTTTTGTCTCTAAAATAGTCattgaaggaaaagaaaaacataacaggtgaccccaaacttttgaccaGCAGTAAAATTACCACCAATATTACTATAACCCTACAAGTCAAAGTAAATTCAAGGACTTTCTTTTCTACACAGCAAATAAAGTACACATACAGCCCCTTAACCCGTGACCCATGTTGTGtcccacctgtcaatcaccatcCTTGTTAGAAGCAGtattgttcatatagacatCACCTAAAAGACTAAATCACCTtttcgggactacagatgaaaaatagcctcttggatAACTGGCGCAgctacagaaatgtttttataatgtgcactgtccctttatcaaataaaccaaagaacaagaaaaacaagtgTGCAACATGACGCTGTATTGCTCCTAATATTGCTCTCATAAACTTTAGATTTGGCTCAACAtccaacggtctaagaagtacTCAGCTCTTCTTCGGCCTCTCTGTACTACAGAATGCTAGCACGTGTTTCTATAGCATGTAGCACGCGCCACCCATGAAAAAGGAAAGAGATGTGGCGCTTTTCGGGGGGAacagggcttttttttttcaactgttggagggagagagagagagagagagagagagagagagagagagagagagttgtatCCATATTAATTGAATGTTTAAATGTATCTTGATGCTTTGGCAATACTGTTGTTACAACATTCATGCCAATAAAgttcaaatgaattgaattgaattaggagagagagagagacagatgttgCACAGGTGTTGCCAATGCTGCTGATTGGACCCAAAACACCAACACCGTTCCACAGAAACTTTAATCTTCTTAACTCAGAACAAAACAACAGGTCTACAACGCTAAATAATCTAAACAGTGTGAACCAACActggagacaaacagggtttaattacacaggtgcaggtgattggacacaggtggaaacaatcaggggcaaggcagacaatcacagggacaggaagtgcagggaaacagaggacacgagagacggggacttcaaaataaaacaggaaacacaagacACAACAACTCCAGATCCTGACTGCTAGCATGCTGGAGTGACCTGTTGTTGGCACTACATACAAATCATTAGGACTCATCCTCTGAGGACCATCTTTTATGAGAATGCATTTGATTGTTGAGACAATATAATTCTTCAATTTAAAGCATCAGCAGACATGTGGTGTGGGAGGCTGCAAGAGGACAGCCAGGGGAGAGAAAGATAAATGATTGTAATCCTACATATAATTGTTTCAGGGTAGTTTTTTTAactatccctccctccctttttcctctcctcctctttcctgctGTCGCTCTCTCAACGGTCAAGGACTTTAAATCACATCCTGACAGAGGGAGGGAAGTTCCCAAGgttacgcacacgcacacacacacacacacacacacacatcctgagtGTCCCCCTGAAGCCCTGCCCCTTGAGCTGAGGCAGTGATACTGAAAAAACAGAGGGAAGTGCACAGCGGGAAAGGAAGcgggagaaagaaggaaaaagaagtgaagagggagggagaggagaggaaaggagggagggagctaAAGATAGATTTCTGTCAGAGGCGTTCAATTTACTCTTTGACTCTAGATTTCTGTCAAATAAAGAGAAAACATAAATGAAGATAATGTTCTATCTTCTAAAAAAAGTGATGACCCAAGAACATGAACAGACTAGCTTTTCCTAAAACCTTGAGTAGGGCTTGTTACTAGAGGACCGTTCTTTCTAAATTCTTCTGATATAAATGTATCTTCGTGTTTTCTTGTCCATTCCCATGTTCTGCTGTTTGATGTTAATACAAACTTCCTCCACAGCTCACATTAAGAACCAATCAGCGGTCCAAGGGACACGATCCCATCACTTTTACTGTGAAACATTTGCATTAAGTGGCATTAACAGCATGTGGTGAAGACCTTTTGCCATAACTTTAATTGATGTGCTGGTTCATCCCAGTAATTATGCTATAAATTTGTGTATGAATAAGGTTTTCTAAAATTGAGGAACTGCAGgaacaagattttttttaaacctcttgTTTTTGACAGATTTGCACAAAACTTCTGCATACATTTGCTGTGAAATCATAATTGTTCTGCATGAGTAAGTCAGATATGAGTTAAAAACCTACTGGTAAAGTGGAAATGGAAAATGTGCTCCATCATGTGTTAACGTTCCAGTGGAAATATAATATGGTATCTGTTACAGTCACATAATAAAATGTTCTgagcattttgtatttatttatatatatatatatatatatacaacaataAATCAATAAGAATCTAAACATTGTAAAGAGTAAAGCTTTGTGTACTCAACACAAGGTCTCTGCCGGTCAACAAGGTTCATCTTGTTTGGGTAAATACAATCTGTCctctatttctcttttttttttaagtccaaGAACAGCTCCTTTCAGCTCAGTTGGAGCATGAAGCATCAGATCAGCAGCGTGCAGCAGACACATTAACTGTGGATCCAAACAGATCTCCATTGTTCTCAACGAGAAACGGCAAACACACTCAGGCTGAATGGTTATGAATGAAAACAACTGGCATTTAATCATattctgggggaaaaaaatgagtTGTTAGTTTCTCTCTCTGATGAAACAAGTGATAAGTTATACCACGTGGTACCAGTGACCTCAGATAAAAAATACATCCATATTCTTTAGCTGGTTTAACCTCGTTCTGCCAGGCATAAATAATTCAATTTCACACATGATAAACTTTGTGACCAGTTCAGAAAATATATACAGAAGTCATAGTCGGATTAAaaatggtcacatgacctctacgGTTCCACAACATTCAGTAACAGCTCAAAAAAAATAACAGTCATGCCATGAGAATATGTATATCCAAAACCTGCAATAAATACAGATTCTAAACTtacagtaaaaataataaatcaatatttttCAAAGACTGTACACCAAACTCACACTTCTGCAACTGGTATTacaattcatttcatttatcaTTTAAATCAGGGATTGGTCTAAAATCTGGTTAcacagaagaaagagagaaaaaaattatatatattttttaatcattgATTGGCATaagaaatatacattaaactgtttttgtgaagatggtaaacacattttaaacctCATATAAAGTTATAACTATTCAAGTAACTTTGGACTGCATTAAGTTAAAGGAAAGTTGTccgattataataaatataatgagaCTTTATTGTGTGGTTGTCCTTTCTGCAAAATATGTGAGGACCAGCATGTTTGGAGTAAGTTCACCAGACCACTAAAGTTAACCAaagatgacaacaacaaaatcccAGAAAAATATAATGAGAGACTAACCAGGTGTCATAAATCTAATAAGAACATAAATGCGAGCATTTGAACTCACCagtgctccccctcccccaagtCCACCAAAGTACCAGATGTAGCTGGCCAGGCGGTCCTGCTGGACGTAGGTGATCTCGCCCATGgggaacagcagcagcaggttggACACGATGCAGCAGAGGGCCAGAGGCAGCAGGGCCAGACCCAGAGACCGGGCGAAACCCACGGAGCAACACATCGCtcaccagaccagaccagaccagcaACGCTCACGACCGgtcgggaggagagaggacgggaGTATGGGCCGACGAGAgccacagaaagagagaaagaggggagggtCGCACCAGCTGGGGGGcaaggaaacaaaaaacgaGTGACGAGagccgatgtgtgtgtgtgtgtatggggtgtgtgtgtgtgtgtgtgtgtgtgtgtcttcaacaGATTCTCCTTCCTTACAGAGGGAGTTCAATGTGCTCCAGGAAACACTCACAGGAAGGGGGCTGACCACTGGTCACACAAAGCTCAGCCAAAGATATGAGAAATccctcaagtgtgtgtgtgtgtgtgtgtgtgtttcccacaGCCTCTTAGCCTCACATACATTTCCTTTAGAATAACTAAGTCAATACAGCTGTGATGTGCAAtgtacagtatttatatatatatatatatatatatatacacatacacatatatacataaatatatatatacacctatatatatatatactctataaAGTGTACATACTATATCTTTACAAAGGCTTACATTATAAAGTAttctattacatttttatttcagactcaaggtccagatagtacaaaacattaaaatagaataaaatacatacacaaatacatagaactacaaATGCTTTAAAATGGAAAACTCAATGACAATTGAAATTCAAAACTGGAAGTACAGAGTACAGCAAGTATTAGCAACACAATGTACATACAAGCATTAGTTACTAAAAGATAAGGACAAACCTTGATGACAACCTATCTTAATAAAGTGTATTAAATATAGATAAAAGGATATAGGACAAAAATATTCAAGATCGTTTTTCTCAATCcccaacatttattttacagcCCTACAGACGATgaaacataacaaaaaaaggaagagttGAAGTTCTCCCATGACGGCAAAATTATATTATCTACATGTCTAATCCAAAATGTCTTATAGGTGTCACTGTTCCCATATTCGTGATAATGCCCAGAGATAACGCCTGCCTTTTTATAGGTAATAATAATGCTAGGTTCAGCATGTGTATGTAAGGCAACACTGTATAGTGCTGTGTCAGACAGCCACTGTGTGTACTAGGATTGTGTCACACACATTGTGTACTTTGAGTGTGTTTAGGGGCCCATGTTGTGAGCTACTTTATAAACCAGCTGGTATGCAAGGAGGAGATCAACAACGGAACAAAGGTCAACAACAAGACATTTGGGTGGAAGTGGAATCGAGCTCGGCCTCCGGGTCCAGAGTGCTTTTACCAACtcacttatttttttataacacAAACCACTGCTCTCAAACGTGCAGTTGTACTGTATTTAGTGCAATTAATGCTTGGAGTGTACTACCTCATCATGTATCTCATACAGGTAAttaatgtcattaaaaaaacaattaaaggccaTTAACCACTTGATATTACCTCATTGACATGTTCCATCCCTTTTGTAGCCATCTGATCTTTCtatgtatacattattaatgtacTGCACAatattatttgggagtttttcctgatccgatgtgaggttttggggcagggatgtctatgtgtacagattgtaaagcactccgagacaaatttgtaatttgtgaaattgggcgatacaaataaactgaattgaattgaattgaatatacatCATAGTCCTCGACtgcactttattattattcattttttttctccatttgttcttttttttaacggttTGTTTCACGCCGTGTTTTGCATGGTTTGCATGTTTTGTATGCATTACATGTCCTTCCTGTGGACCCCATGGAGATTAGCctccgctaaggcgtcagctaacggGGATCCTAATTgataaaaaattgtaaaaagcgATTGATGACCCCCTATTGATTTACTCTATATGTTCGACTtatgtctgtcttttctttatttgtatttttttatttattctttgaatatttttaatttaagtttttctttttgtcgcgttcttttttgttcagtgatacagaaaaaaaatcaacaaataaaaaagtttttaaaaaagaaaagaaagtgccGGGGCCATGGAGTTTCCAAAGTAGAAATGTGTGGTCCTCTACATGTGTGCTCAGTACGTTTGATGTCAATGTGCCCGTTAGACCTGATGACCATGAAAACATCAGCGAGTAAGCAAATAACATTCACACTGGGACTCTACGGAGAAAACACTAATATCAGACCAATAGTTGTACAATTCTACATTACAGTAGAATTTAAGAATCATCTTTTTGAGACCCTGAATATGAACACATATTATTATCTTTCACAAATCTTGGTCCAGATCAAAGTGTTGGACAGACCATCTGATCAATATCGCCATCAGGACCTGTTAGTGTGCTGAATTTAAACAAACACTAACTCAATGATGACTCCCTAATGATTCACAACTGGACTAACTACTACTTTTTATCATGAAGATATTTTGGTCCCAAATTTGTTCTTCATCAGGTACAGATAATATTCATTTATCATTTGTAAACATGTatgaaatcataaaaaaagatCCATCCTATTTCACAAATCAATTGAAATacagatacatttatttgatctttAAGGTGTCGGAACAAAAGGAACGATGCAAAACAAATCGGAATAAAGATGCATTTATTGATTTCATTCATATCACATAATTACATTATCTACACTCAATTTGGGAGCTTTATAAATTTTAATTATATTGTTTCTACACCAGCGGCATCCAAGTAGTGACATTTGAAACAGATAAATATCTCAAGCAAAAGACGGGGTTGAGGAAGGGTTTCTTTTTCTACGTCACAAAAAGTTATTTCACGGTCGGTTGTTCTACATTTAAGAATAAACAGAacagtgtaaaaaaaacaacaacaaaaaacattatatacaaaataataaagggTTAATGTGTTACTCTATGATGCTGGGCTACCACTGTTATTACGTatacaaaaagacaaaacattgGCTATATCTTTAAATTATGTCACCGTCAAATATTAAAAGTACCTTTTTTATAAAGTTCATGTGTAGAAATTCAGTTCAGAATCATTAGTGATCAATTTATTGGAATATATATCGACgagcaagaggagaggaggtcacgCGTGTCTAGTATCCCTGAGCACATCCGTCTGCTCTGGGGTCGGATCCCGCCCACAGCACCCGGGATGGATCATCAGCTTGATTGACAGATGGGTTCCACCAATCCCCCACTGTGATGACCTGGCCCCGCCCAAACTGAGACCTCctgtggcctgtgtgtgtgtgtgagtaaaaaGACAAACTGTCTCACATTCATATCCCTCATTCACATGCTAAAGGCAGTTAAGGCTggaaatatttatgtttttaaatctcAAATGATGAgtgaaactaaacaaaacatgaCACGTACATCTTTAGTCCACAACATAAAAATGAATACAATGGTTTCACTGTTTAGtttgaaaatataaatacaacgaACCTGTTCCTACAATCTATTACTGAAACCTTTAaataacatacactaccgttcaaaagtttggggtaaTCCAGACAAtgtcgtgtcttccatgaaaactcacttttatttatcaaatgaattgaaaattgaatataaaatatagtcaagacattgacaaggttagaaataatgattaatatttgaagtattaattttgttcttcaaacttcaagctcaaaggaaggccagttgtatagcttatatcaccagcataactgttttcagctgtgctaacataattgcacaaaggttttctaatcagatattagtcttctaaggcgattagcaaacacaatgtaccattagaacactggagtgatagttgatggaaatgggcctctatacacctatggagatatttcattagaaaccagacgtttccacctagaatagtcatttaccacattaacaatgtatagtgtgtatttttgattaatgttatcttttttgaaaaaacagtgcttttctttgaaaaataaagacatttctaaataaccccaaacttttgaacggtagtgtaaataaactcaaattaattttaaaaaatgaagccTTCTACAGTTAATGTCATTAAAGGTGGAACAAGGAAAGTATAATCCTTATTGCAGCATTTAAATTGACTAACATAGAAACCCTTTGTTTCAGCCACGGTCTTGTTTATAGCCGTTAAATCGATAAAACAATTAATGAAACACATTGACTTTTGCAACATCGAGCACCTATTTGTCATAAAATACGCATCAATGAGGCAaacgaaaaaataaataacagtttCATTGGCATCTTAGTCCCACTGTTATCTGTGTTATATGCTGAATGAATGAGAAACGGGTCTACTTTCTGTCAGCATAGCATACCTAtcatgtacaaaataaatacgAACTACCATGCAGCCAATACCAGCAGCAATTgtgtaaaatgaaaaaaaagggtaCCTGTGATTGGCCAGCTGACTGTGTGGCCCCGCCTTCTCAGCTCCTCGGCTACCTCGTGGCCGACCCCTTCCTCCAAATGAAGCGACCACTGAGCAGCTGGACACAGAATGTTAAACCCGAATaggataaacattttttttttaaagtgctttaCGTGAGTATGAGGCACACTGGTTTTTCTTCTCAAATTAAGTTACAGTTTACAATGTCATCCATTACAATACCACCCACTTTATGGCttataaaacataaacatttgtatttaatcCCA
This window harbors:
- the tm4sf18 gene encoding transmembrane 4 L6 family member 18; the encoded protein is MCCSVGFARSLGLALLPLALCCIVSNLLLLFPMGEITYVQQDRLASYIWYFGGLGGGGALMLVPAVVFITLGKCNCCWNESLMMCGSVLAAVVGLVGSAYCFVMSGFALLQGPQCFTSLGWSYPFADQGGRYLFQPETWSRCLQPVHIVEWNVTLLCVLLGLAALEFIVCLLQLGSGLVNAVCRPCCYKQEYSLNT